One Buttiauxella gaviniae genomic region harbors:
- the traT gene encoding conjugal transfer complement resistance protein TraT, translating to MKFKKYAVVGLVASTIALSGCGAMSTAVKKRNLDVKTQMSQTVWLEPSSEKSVYLQVRNTSDQDMSGLEAKISDALKAKGYNVTRSPDDAYYWVQANVLKAEKMDLRASQGFLSTGYEGAATGAALGAGITAYNSASAGATLGVGLASGLIGLAADSMVEDVNYTMVTDLQIAERSKATVTTDNIAALKQGTSGAKVQTSTEQGNRAKYQTRVVSNANKVNLKFEEAKPVLEAQLAKSITGIL from the coding sequence ATGAAATTTAAAAAATATGCAGTCGTTGGCTTAGTGGCTTCCACTATTGCACTGTCTGGTTGTGGTGCTATGTCTACCGCAGTGAAAAAGCGCAACCTCGATGTCAAAACCCAGATGAGTCAGACTGTCTGGCTGGAGCCGTCATCAGAGAAAAGCGTATACCTTCAGGTGCGTAATACTTCCGACCAGGATATGTCCGGCCTGGAAGCGAAGATTTCAGATGCGTTGAAAGCAAAAGGTTACAACGTCACGCGCTCACCAGATGATGCTTATTACTGGGTTCAGGCTAATGTGCTGAAAGCCGAGAAGATGGACCTCCGTGCTTCTCAGGGTTTCCTCAGCACGGGTTATGAGGGAGCCGCCACTGGTGCTGCGTTGGGCGCGGGTATCACCGCTTATAACTCAGCGTCTGCAGGGGCGACCCTCGGTGTGGGTCTGGCAAGCGGCCTGATTGGTCTGGCGGCGGATTCCATGGTCGAGGACGTGAACTACACGATGGTGACCGATCTGCAAATTGCCGAGCGCAGTAAGGCTACCGTCACCACTGACAATATTGCGGCGCTGAAGCAGGGGACGTCCGGTGCGAAAGTGCAGACCAGCACAGAGCAGGGCAACCGCGCCAAATACCAGACCCGCGTGGTATCCAATGCTAACAAGGTGAATCTCAAGTTCGAAGAAGCTAAACCGGTTCTCGAAGCACAGCTGGCTAAATCCATTACGGGTATCCTCTAA